In the Setaria italica strain Yugu1 chromosome VI, Setaria_italica_v2.0, whole genome shotgun sequence genome, one interval contains:
- the LOC111257627 gene encoding uncharacterized protein LOC111257627: MPLHCISNIPCSNPHIVRRSSTMASPSPPAWADLLPEVLGEIVACLCDADVARLRAVCRAWHSAVACKLQDQEQEAMPWIVIPNGSFCTIGDTGVFFNRNSRLPRNVTCLGATDSWLALDCTDDVFRRTNSFDAYIRDGKFPEPRSDVKHEHNYLLHNPFYEKTVSLPELDSIAGHVNETFEIRKVLMRSASPNDLVAVTTNNDNCTIILCRPGKGSWVLPYLGVFDVAFFKDKLYGITRHEDLVAFDLADDDDGSPIVPNFKRVIRHPLADGEEDPWSWMDDDYDTDDGEESGDEAADSFNPDDGQLVPSDDEDGVDEEVPYEPKDYITTSRLLVESCGGQELLMVRRQVQSPPFHPPYTRKVELFKADIDAGRWVSVTGRDALPEGEALFLSRSFSKSIRVYGDMKEGCIYFVDVDQVFDTRSSSCRPFSLPRHSKRADGKWLTWLFPPKLVV, translated from the coding sequence ATGCCATTGCATTGCATATCAAACATCCCTTGCTCAAATCCACATATTGTAAGAAGAAGCTCGACGATGgcatcgccgtcgcctccaGCGTGGGCCGATCTCCTGCCGGAAGTCCTCGGCGAGATCGTCGCCTGCCTCTGCGACGCCGACGTCGCCCGCTTACGGGCCGTTTGCCGCGCATGGCACTCCGCCGTCGCGTGCAAGCTGCAGGACCAAGAGCAGGAGGCGATGCCGTGGATCGTGATCCCCAATGGCTCCTTCTGCACCATCGGCGACACCGGCGTCTTCTTCAACCGGAATTCCCGCCTGCCTCGCAACGTGACCTGCCTCGGCGCCACCGACAGCTGGCTCGCTCTCGACTGCACCGACGATGTGTTCCGGCGCACCAACAGCTTCGACGCGTATATCCGCGACGGCAAATTCCCCGAGCCCAGGAGCGACGTCAAGCACGAGCACAATTACCTGCTGCACAACCCCTTCTACGAAAAGACCGTGTCGCTCCCCGAGCTCGACTCCATCGCCGGCCATGTCAACGAGACGTTCGAGATCCGCAAGGTGCTCATGCGCTCCGCTAGTCCTAATGACCTCGTCGCCGTCACCACCAACAACGACAACTGCACCATCATCCTGTGCCGCCCCGGCAAGGGGAGCTGGGTGCTTCCCTACCTAGGCGTCTTCGATGTTGCTTTCTTCAAAGATAAACTCTACGGGATCACACGACATGAGGACCTAGTCGCCTTCGACcttgccgacgacgacgacgggagTCCAATTGTTCCCAATTTTAAGCGAGTCATCAGGCATCCGTTAGCTGATGGTGAAGAAGACCCGTGGAGCTGGATGGATGACGACTACGATACCGATGATGGAGAAGAGTCCGGTGATGAGGCAGCTGATAGCTTCAATCCTGATGATGGCCAGCTGGTTCCAAGCGATGACGAGGATGGGGTGGACGAGGAGGTGCCATATGAACCCAAGGACTACATCACGACCAGTAGGTTGCTTGTCGAGTCATGCGGCGGCCAAGAGTTGCTCATGGTGAGGCGGCAGGTGCAATCACCTCCATTTCACCCCCCTTACACTCGCAAGGTCGAGCTCTTCAAGGCGGACATCGATGCCGGCAGATGGGTTTCAGTCACGGGTCGTGATGCGCTACCTGAAGGCGAGGCACTCTTTCTCAGCCGATCATTCAGCAAGTCCATCCGTGTGTATGGAGACATGAAGGAGGGTTGCATATATTTTGTGGATGTGGACCAAGTATTCGACACCAGATCCTCATCTTGCAGGCCGTTTAGCCTTCCACGGCATAGCAAACGGGCTGATGGTAAGTGGTTGACATGGCTTTTCCCTCCAAAACTCGTGGTTTGA
- the LOC101755315 gene encoding probable LRR receptor-like serine/threonine-protein kinase At1g56140 codes for MTVGINALSGPIPKELGNLVNLVSLALGSNNFNGTLPDELGKLTKLRQIYIDSNDFSGPLPSTLSQLKNLSVLWASDHNFTGEILDYLGSLTNLTELYTTAQNDILVAGRLLRWVGPEGRPGWKEEPADGLGRSGLRR; via the exons AT GACTGTCGGCATCAATGCATTATCTGGACCTATCCCAAAGGAGCTTGGAAATCTTGTCAATCTCGTATCACT GGCATTGGGCTCAAACAATTTTAACGGCACACTTCCTGATGAGCTGGGCAAATTGACAAAACTTAGACAAAT ATACATTGATAGTAATGACTTCAGTGGTCCTCTACCATCGACATTGTCACAACTGAAGAACCTCTCAGTctt GTGGGCATCAGACCATAATTTCACTGGGGAGATACTTGATTATCTCGGGAGCTTGACTAACTTGACTGAACT TTATACTACTGCCCAGAATGACATCTTGGTGGCGGGCCGGTTGCTGCGGTGGGTTGGGCCGGAAGGCCGGCCTGGCTGGAAAGAGGAGCCTGCTGATGGCTTGGGCCGGAGCGGCCTGAGAAGGTAA
- the LOC101755585 gene encoding uncharacterized protein LOC101755585 gives MECEPEELQFLGAAGIYAASASILRGPHRPLFARVAAAFVLPLAALFLLHVAISHALFTHIDTDDTALDSSAPGTDAQRRLLSRLASDWLALLLFKAAYLLALLLLSLLATAAAVFSVASVYSAKHDALTFPRVLSVVPRVWRRLAATFLAAFALLFAYHAVFVVVFLGLLVAADNGSGLAGLLAFLLLVAYLVGLVYISVVWHLASVVSVLEDYKGFAAMRKSRDLIRGKLPTAAAIFVTLNLVFAVVELAFRAWVVKAGGSSPALARLLVGLLALAALSCVVMLALVAQTLVYLVCKSYHHESIDKAGISDHLEVYLGDYVPLKASDVQMEQFQV, from the coding sequence ATGGAGTGCGagccggaggagctgcagttCCTGGGGGCGGCGGGCATCTACGCCGCCTCCGCATCGATCCTCCGCGGCCCGCACCGGCCCCTCTtcgcccgcgtcgccgccgccttcgtcctcccgctcgccgccctcttcctcctccacgtcGCCATCTCCCACGCGCTCTTCACCCACATCGACACCGACGACACCGCCCTCGACTCCTCCGCCCCGGGCACCGAcgcccagcgccgcctcctctcccgcctcgcctccgactggctcgccctcctcctcttcaaggCCGCCtacctcctcgccctcctcctcctctccctcctcgccaccgccgccgccgtcttctccgTCGCCTCCGTCTACTCCGCCAAGCACGACGCGCTCACCTTCCCGCGGGTGCTCTCCGTCGTGCCCCGGGTGTGGAGGAGGCTCGCGGCCACGTTCCTCGCGGCCTTCGCGCTCCTCTTCGCGTACCACGCGGtgttcgtcgtcgtcttcctcgggCTCCTAGTCGCCGCGGATAACGGGTCGGGGCTCGCGGGGCTGCTCgcgttcctcctcctcgtcgcctaCCTCGTGGGACTCGTCTACATCAGCGTCGTGTGGCACCTCGCCAGCGTCGTCTCCGTGCTCGAGGACTACAAGGGCTTCGCAGCCATGCGCAAGAGCAGGGACCTCATCAGGGGGAAGCTGcccaccgccgcggccatcTTCGTCACGCTCAACCTCGTCTTCGCCGTCGTCGAGCTCGCCTTCCGCGCCTGGGTCGTCAAGGCCGGCGGGTCCTCACCGGCCCTCGCGAGGCTCCTCGTCGgcctcctcgcgctcgccgcgctcTCCTGCGTCGTCATGCTCGCGCTCGTCGCCCAGACCCTCGTCTACCTCGTCTGCAAGAGCTACCACCACGAGAGCATCGACAAGGCAGGCATCTCCGACCACCTCGAGGTGTACCTCGGAGACTACGTCCCGCTCAAGGCGTCCGACGTCCAGATGGAGCAATTCCAGGTCTGA
- the LOC101755992 gene encoding probable polygalacturonase, producing the protein MVMAHAKPTAHETLPPPLRLLVLLALLAASYLALTRIPAAAPLSALLIGRQPLPPPLSAPPAPLLSSKSSSCAGFYAGAGPARAVAASVEEFGAVGDGVTSNTAAFRRAVADLEERARGVGGGGGGARLEVPPGRWLTGSFNLTSRFTLFLHRGAVILGSQDPEEWPLIAPLPSYGRGRERLGPRHISLIHGEGLNDVVVTGNNGTIDGQGGMWWELWWNRTLNHTRGHLVELVNSSNILISNITLRNSPFWTVHPVYCSNVVMKDLTILAPLNAPNTDGIDPDSSSEVCIEDCYIESGDDLVAIKSGWDQYGISVGKPSTNIVIQRVSGTTPTCSGVGFGSEMSGGISNVLVRDLHVWSSAQAVRLKTDIGRGGYITNITIVNVTMEKVKVPIRFSRGADDHSDDNYDRTALPRISNVLISDIVGVDLQRAPMLEAVAGAVYEGICFRNVSLRGIRRQDRWHCESVYGEAHGVFPAPCEEFRSNGSSSWCGFS; encoded by the exons atggTCATGGCGCACGCCAAGCCCACCGCGCACGagaccttgccgccgccgctgcggctcctcgtcctcctcgcgctcctcgccgcctcctACCTCGCCCTCACGcgcatccccgccgccgcgcctctgtCCGCGCTCCTGATCGGACGTcaacctcttcctcctcctctttctgCTCCTCCTGCGCCCCTCCTCAGCAGCAAAAGCAGCAGCTGCGCCGGGTTCTACGCCGGCGCGGGCCcggcgcgcgcggtggcggcgtcggtggaggagttcggcgccgtcggcgacggGGTCACCTCCAACAcggcggcgttccggcgcgCGGTCGCTGACCTGGAGGAGAGGGCCAGAggggtcggaggaggaggaggaggagccaggcTGGAGGTGCCGCCGGGGAGGTGGCTCACCGGCAGCTTCAACCTCACCAGCCGCTTCACCCTCTTCCTGCACCGCGGCGCGGTCATCCTCGGCTCCCAG GATCCAGAAGAGTGGCCTCTCATTGCTCCTTTGCCATCTTATGGGCGTGGAAGGGAACGCTTAGGGCCACGGCACATCAGCCTCATTCATGGAGAGGGCTTAAATGATGTTGTTGTTACTG GCAACAATGGGACCATAGATGGCCAAGGAGGGATGTGGTGGGAGCTGTGGTGGAATCGAACTTTGAACCACACAAGGGGCCATCTCGTCGAGCTTGTGAACTCAAGCAACATCCTAATCTCCAATATCACACTACGCAACTCCCCATTCTGGACAGTGCATCCAGTCTACTGCAG CAACGTGGTGATGAAAGATTTGACCATACTGGCTCCACTGAATGCTCCAAACACTGATGGCATTGATCCAG ATTCGAGCTCAGAAGTTTGTATTGAGGACTGCTATATTGAAAGCGGAGATGATCTGGTTGCTATCAAAAGTGGCTGGGATCAGTACGGGATCTCTGTTGGCAAACCGAGTACAAACATTGTCATACAGAGGGTTTCAGGCACAACTCCAACATGCTCAGGTGTTGGCTTTGGAAGCGAGATGTCAGGAGGCATATCTAATGTGCTTGTCCGCGATCTGCATGTGTGGAGTTCTGCTCAAGCCGTGAGGCTCAAGACCGACATAGGGCGCGGTGGGTACATAACCAACATTACCATAGTGAATGTGACGATGGAGAAGGTCAAGGTCCCGATAAGATTCAGTCGGGGTGCGGATGACCATTCAGATGACAACTATGACCGAACCGCGCTGCCAAGGATCAGTAACGTGCTCATCAGCGACATTGTGGGTGTAGACCTGCAGCGTGCGCCGATGCTGGAGGCAGTGGCCGGCGCAGTTTATGAAGGGATCTGCTTCCGAAATGTTAGCTTAAGAGGCATAAGGCGGCAGGATAGATGGCATTGTGAGTCCGTGTATGGAGAGGCACATGGAGTTTTTCCTGCACCCTGTGAAGAGTTCAGGAGCAATGGATCTTCATCATGGTGTGGATTTTCATGA
- the LOC101756390 gene encoding eukaryotic translation initiation factor 2 subunit gamma — MARRGLMEQDLSKLDVTKLHPLSPEVISRQATINIGTIGHVAHGKSTVVKAISGVQTVRFKNELERNITIKLGYANAKIYKCEDDRCPRPMCYKAYGSGKEDSPHCDVPGFENTRMKLLRHVSFVDCPGHDILMATMLNGAAIMDGALLLIAANESCPQPQTSEHLAAVEIMRLQHIIILQNKIDLIQESAAMNQHEAIQKFIQGTIAEGAPVVPISAQLKYNIDVICEYIVKKIPIPERNFTSPPNMIVIRSFDVNKPGSEVDEIRGGVAGGSILRGVLRVNQKIEVRPGIVMKDESGNIKCTPIYSRIVSLYAEQNELQFAVPGGLIGVGTTMDPTLTRADRLVGQVLGEVGSLPDVYVELEINFFLLRRLLGVRTKGTEKAGKVSKLTKGEILMLNIGSMSTGARVLAVKNDLAKLQLTAPVCTSKGEKVALSRRVEKHWRLIGWGQIQAGSTLEVPPCPL, encoded by the exons ATGGCTCGCCGAGGATTGATGGAACAGGACTTAAGCAAGCTTGATGTGACAAAGCTTCACCCATTGTCACCTGAAGTTATCTCACGCCAAGCGACCATTAACATTG GTACCATCGGCCATGTGGCTCATGGAAAGTCCACTGTTGTGAAAGCTATTTCTGGAGTTCAG ACTGTCCGGTTCAAGAATGAGCTGGAGCGTAACATTACTATAAAGCTGGGTTATGCTAATGCAAAAATCTACAAATGTGAGGACGACAGATGTCCACGACCGATGTGCTACAA GGCCTACGGAAGCGGAAAAGAAGACAGCCCTCACTGTGATGTGCCTGGGTTTGAAAACACTAGGATGAAGCTCCTGAGAcatgtttcttttgttgattGCCCG GGGCACGACATTCTCATGGCTACAATGCTTAACGGAGCTGCTATCATGGATGGAGCACTGCTTTTGATTGCAGCGAATGAAAGTTGCCCACAGCCCCAGACATCTGAGCATCTTGCAGCTGTTGAGATCATGCGTCTCCAGCATATCATCATTCTGCAGAACAAGATTGACCTTATCCAGGAAAGTGCAGCGATGAACCAGCATGAAGCAATCCAAAAATTCATCCAG GGAACAATAGCTGAAGGCGCTCCTGTGGTGCCTATATCTGCCCAGCTGAAATACAACATTGATGTGATCTGTGAATACATTGTGAAGAAAATCCCCATCCCTGAAAGGAACTTTACCTCACCTCCCAATATGATTGTTATTCGCTCGTTTGATGTTAACAAGCCTGGTTCAGAGGTTGATGAAATTAGGGGTGGTGTAGCTGGTGGCAGTATCCTCAGG GGAGTTCTGAGGGTAAACCAGAAAATTGAAGTTCGCCCTGGCATTGTCATGAAAGATGAAAGTGGCAACATCAAATGCACCCCAATCTACTCAAGGATTGTCTCGCTATATGCTGAGCAGAATGAGCTCCAATTTGCTGTGCCTGGAGGGCTTATTGGTGTGGGAACAACCATGGACCCAACTCTAACACGTGCTGATAGACTTGTTGGTCAGGTTCTTGGTGAAGTTGGCTCTCTACCTGATGTTTACGTAGAGCTTGAG ATCAATTTCTTCCTTCTCCGGAGACTTCTGGGTGTGAGGACAAAAGGTACAGAGAAGGCAGGGAAGGTGTCCAAGCTCACCAAGGGCGAGATCCTCATGCTTAACATAGGATCCATGTCGACAGGCGCCCGCGTGCTTGCCGTTAAGAATGATCTTGCCAAGCTACAGCTCACCGCGCCCGTCTGCACAAGCAAAGGAGAGAAGGTTGCCCTGAGCCGTCGTGTTGAGAAGCATTGGCGCCTTATCGGATGGGGCCAGATCCAGGCCGGTTCAACACTCGAAGTGCCACCCTGCCCGCTCTGA